A single region of the Brachypodium distachyon strain Bd21 chromosome 3, Brachypodium_distachyon_v3.0, whole genome shotgun sequence genome encodes:
- the LOC100846015 gene encoding putative glycine-rich cell wall structural protein 1 — protein sequence MATTKLMWSVAVVVLLSIGLANAIRVVRHDGAATADGQGSGGGGGGGRSGPSQGSGFGTGSGSAEAYNDKNYAYASGGGSGSGRYRGRDETASGYGSGGASGIGHGDSSTSDTGSSTTNASGGGGGGASGGSKGNGSGSGTARGGGSGIGDSYGPSGSSYANSGGSGGADGSGRDGGFGGGSGGGSGSSSSATTGNSNDGSTP from the coding sequence ATGGCTACAACCAAGCTGATGTGGTCCGTTGCCGTCGTCGTCCTGCTAAGCATAGGATTGGCCAACGCCATCAGGGTAGTAAGACacgacggcgccgccaccgccgatgGCCAGGGtagcggaggcggaggcggaggcgggagaTCAGGACCCAGTCAGGGCTCCGGGTTCGGTACCGGTTCCGGTTCCGCCGAGGCCTACAATGACAAAAACTACGCGTATGCCAGCGGAGGCGGAAGCGGATCCGGCCGCTATAGAGGCCGGGACGAGACCGCCTCCGGTTACGGTTCCGGGGGCGCTTCCGGCATAGGCCACGGTGATTCCAGTACCTCGGACACCGGCAGCTCGACTACGAacgcgagcggaggaggaggcggcggtgcctCTGGAGGAAGCAAGGGGAATGGTAGCGGCTCTGGCACCGCCAGGGGAGGTGGATCAGGGATAGGTGATTCCTATGGTCCATCCGGTTCCAGCTATGCCAACAGCGGCGGTTCTGGAGGTGCTGACGGCAGCGGTCGTGATGGTGGGTTTGGCGGTGGTTCTGGAGGAGGATCAGGGAGCAGCAGTAGTGCAACAACAGGGAACAGTAACGATGGATCAACCCCTTAA